The following coding sequences lie in one Bicyclus anynana chromosome 21, ilBicAnyn1.1, whole genome shotgun sequence genomic window:
- the LOC112056867 gene encoding uncharacterized protein CG45076 isoform X1 has protein sequence MVYESDFYTTRRPYRPSSYSVTPLTSSYYLSSFEPYYHIPYVTYIPRLSQAELIYRPTSRTITRLATYPEPPHHIVRVRVRPSVILRELDRIAYRRRPALAVTALDDFYRSESTKAFEDETRRIRADTASLLHRARSVVPRAKSVAPLETIYSYSYGEPVPYRFSNDAYVAKLLLPLRSVTDNIHNISFYSEPAKKFTGRGHLACVHYSGKKAFPNRRQLYPLYKELSIRDDVNLLSFYAKNRLAAAGLAVEKATVKLLPWRPSRKFQTPTMMDDPDLELKAAKAEREARFRATTAEPVLTPSADLAEIKRKRQEEARLAEEKALKQEAKREAERKAQAEREAAERRQEEEARRAEELKRQAEEEARKAEEAAKKAAEEAARKAEEERIAEEARLAEEARKAEEERLAEEARLAEEQRLAEEARLAEEARLAEEARLAEEARLAEEARLAEEARLAEETRLAEAEEERLAEQRRQEELAKLEELERQAQEEREAELARQAAELAEIARQESELAAARLEELSHSGSAGDNTAEVESSEQPEDEPLVEEPESPVAVPEDPAESQDAVEVSEDEMAEPDVTDEE, from the exons ATGGTTTACGAGAGTGACTTTTACACGACGCGCCGTCCCTACCGGCCCTCCAGCTACAGCGTGACG CCGCTGACATCGTCGTACTACCTCTCGTCCTTTGAACCGTATTACCATATCCCGTATGTCACGTACATACCCAGGCTGTCTCAG GCGGAACTGATTTATCGTCCAACGTCTCGCACGATCACCCGACTCGCCACGTACCCTGAGCCACCCCATCACATCGTTCGTGTCCGCGTGCGTCCCTCCGTGATACTGAGGGAGCTAGATCGCATCGCGTACCGCCGCCGTCCGGCCCTTGCTGTCACTGCCTTAGACGATTTCTACAGATCCGAATCTACCAAG GCTTTCGAGGATGAAACTCGTCGCATCCGTGCCGACACTGCCTCGCTGTTGCATCGTGCTCGCTCTGTTGTGCCCCGCGCAAAATCTGTAGCTCCTTTGGAGACAATTTACTC ATATTCCTATGGAGAACCAGTTCCTTATCGATTCAGCAATGACGCATACGTCGCTAAGCTTTTGTTACCTCTACGAAGTGTTACCGACAACATTCACAACATTTCTTTTTACTCAGAGCCAGCCAAAAAGTTCACAG GACGCGGCCACCTTGCGTGCGTGCACTATTCCGGTAAAAAGGCGTTCCCCAACCGCAGACAACTCTACCCACTCTACAAGGAGCTTAGCATCAGGGACGACGTGAACCTCCTTTCGTTTTACGCGAAGAATAGACTAGCGGCCGCGGGTTTGGCCGTCGAAAAGGCCACAG TGAAGCTCCTACCCTGGAGACCGAGCCGCAAGTTCCAGACACCTACGATGATGGACGATCCTGATCTCGAGTTGAAAGCTGCCAAAGCAGAACGCGAGGCCAGGTTCCGCGCAACCACGGCAGAGCCCGTTCTCACGCCGTCcgctgatttggctgaaattaagaGGAAGCGACAAGAAGAAGCTCGTCTTGCTGAAGAGAA agCATTGAAACAAGAAGCAAAGCGTGAAGCTGAACGCAAAGCTCAG GCTGAACGCGAAGCGGCGGAAAGGAGGCAAGAGGAAGAAGCGCGAAGAGCTGAGGAATTGAAACGGCAAGCCGAGGAAGAAGCTAGAAAGGCTGAAGAAGCGGCAAAGAAAGCAGCAGAAGAAGCCGCCAGGAAAGCTGAAGAAGAACGTATTGCAGAAGAAGCCAGGTTAGCTGAAGAAGCTCGCAAAGCCGAAGAGGAAAGGCTCGCAGAGGAAGCTCGTTTAGCTGAAGAACAACGTCTCGCTGAGGAAGCCCGACTTGCTGAAGAAGCTCGACTAGCTGAAGAGGCCAGACTCGCTGAAGAAGCCAGACTAGCAGAAGAAGCAAGATTAGCGGAAGAAGCTAGACTGGCTGAGGAAACTAGATTAGCTGAGGCGGAGGAAGAGAGGTTAGCGGAACAAAGAAGACAGGAGGAATTGGCAAAATTGGAAGAACTAGAACGTCAGGCTCAAGAGGAACGTGAAGCTGAACTTGCACGACAG GCAGCTGAATTAGCAGAGATTGCAAGACAAGAATCTGAACTTGCTGCTGCACGTTTGGAAGAACTTTCACACAGTGGATCTGCAGGAGATAATACCGCTGAAGTTGAATCAAG TGAGCAACCTGAGGATGAACCCCTTGTAGAGGAACCTGAGAGCCCAGTAGCTGTTCCAGAAGATCCAGCAGAGTCACAAGATGCTGTAGAAGTCAGCGAAGATGAAATGGCAGAACCTGATGTAACAGAtgaagaataa
- the LOC112056867 gene encoding uncharacterized protein CG45076 isoform X2, with translation MVYESDFYTTRRPYRPSSYSVTAELIYRPTSRTITRLATYPEPPHHIVRVRVRPSVILRELDRIAYRRRPALAVTALDDFYRSESTKAFEDETRRIRADTASLLHRARSVVPRAKSVAPLETIYSYSYGEPVPYRFSNDAYVAKLLLPLRSVTDNIHNISFYSEPAKKFTGRGHLACVHYSGKKAFPNRRQLYPLYKELSIRDDVNLLSFYAKNRLAAAGLAVEKATVKLLPWRPSRKFQTPTMMDDPDLELKAAKAEREARFRATTAEPVLTPSADLAEIKRKRQEEARLAEEKALKQEAKREAERKAQAEREAAERRQEEEARRAEELKRQAEEEARKAEEAAKKAAEEAARKAEEERIAEEARLAEEARKAEEERLAEEARLAEEQRLAEEARLAEEARLAEEARLAEEARLAEEARLAEEARLAEETRLAEAEEERLAEQRRQEELAKLEELERQAQEEREAELARQAAELAEIARQESELAAARLEELSHSGSAGDNTAEVESSEQPEDEPLVEEPESPVAVPEDPAESQDAVEVSEDEMAEPDVTDEE, from the exons ATGGTTTACGAGAGTGACTTTTACACGACGCGCCGTCCCTACCGGCCCTCCAGCTACAGCGTGACG GCGGAACTGATTTATCGTCCAACGTCTCGCACGATCACCCGACTCGCCACGTACCCTGAGCCACCCCATCACATCGTTCGTGTCCGCGTGCGTCCCTCCGTGATACTGAGGGAGCTAGATCGCATCGCGTACCGCCGCCGTCCGGCCCTTGCTGTCACTGCCTTAGACGATTTCTACAGATCCGAATCTACCAAG GCTTTCGAGGATGAAACTCGTCGCATCCGTGCCGACACTGCCTCGCTGTTGCATCGTGCTCGCTCTGTTGTGCCCCGCGCAAAATCTGTAGCTCCTTTGGAGACAATTTACTC ATATTCCTATGGAGAACCAGTTCCTTATCGATTCAGCAATGACGCATACGTCGCTAAGCTTTTGTTACCTCTACGAAGTGTTACCGACAACATTCACAACATTTCTTTTTACTCAGAGCCAGCCAAAAAGTTCACAG GACGCGGCCACCTTGCGTGCGTGCACTATTCCGGTAAAAAGGCGTTCCCCAACCGCAGACAACTCTACCCACTCTACAAGGAGCTTAGCATCAGGGACGACGTGAACCTCCTTTCGTTTTACGCGAAGAATAGACTAGCGGCCGCGGGTTTGGCCGTCGAAAAGGCCACAG TGAAGCTCCTACCCTGGAGACCGAGCCGCAAGTTCCAGACACCTACGATGATGGACGATCCTGATCTCGAGTTGAAAGCTGCCAAAGCAGAACGCGAGGCCAGGTTCCGCGCAACCACGGCAGAGCCCGTTCTCACGCCGTCcgctgatttggctgaaattaagaGGAAGCGACAAGAAGAAGCTCGTCTTGCTGAAGAGAA agCATTGAAACAAGAAGCAAAGCGTGAAGCTGAACGCAAAGCTCAG GCTGAACGCGAAGCGGCGGAAAGGAGGCAAGAGGAAGAAGCGCGAAGAGCTGAGGAATTGAAACGGCAAGCCGAGGAAGAAGCTAGAAAGGCTGAAGAAGCGGCAAAGAAAGCAGCAGAAGAAGCCGCCAGGAAAGCTGAAGAAGAACGTATTGCAGAAGAAGCCAGGTTAGCTGAAGAAGCTCGCAAAGCCGAAGAGGAAAGGCTCGCAGAGGAAGCTCGTTTAGCTGAAGAACAACGTCTCGCTGAGGAAGCCCGACTTGCTGAAGAAGCTCGACTAGCTGAAGAGGCCAGACTCGCTGAAGAAGCCAGACTAGCAGAAGAAGCAAGATTAGCGGAAGAAGCTAGACTGGCTGAGGAAACTAGATTAGCTGAGGCGGAGGAAGAGAGGTTAGCGGAACAAAGAAGACAGGAGGAATTGGCAAAATTGGAAGAACTAGAACGTCAGGCTCAAGAGGAACGTGAAGCTGAACTTGCACGACAG GCAGCTGAATTAGCAGAGATTGCAAGACAAGAATCTGAACTTGCTGCTGCACGTTTGGAAGAACTTTCACACAGTGGATCTGCAGGAGATAATACCGCTGAAGTTGAATCAAG TGAGCAACCTGAGGATGAACCCCTTGTAGAGGAACCTGAGAGCCCAGTAGCTGTTCCAGAAGATCCAGCAGAGTCACAAGATGCTGTAGAAGTCAGCGAAGATGAAATGGCAGAACCTGATGTAACAGAtgaagaataa